The following nucleotide sequence is from Nodosilinea sp. FACHB-141.
TCGCCACTGACGACTACACGGTGGAGCTGCGGCTGAAGCAGCCCCAAAGCACCTTCGTCAACCGCCTGATCACCGTGGGCATTGTGCCGGAGCACGCCCATGGTCCTGACTATGCTCGCAACCCCATTGGCTCTGGCCCCTATCAACTTGTCCAGTGGGACGAGGGGCAGCAGCTGATTGTCGAAGCTAACCCCAACTATTACGACGAAGCCCCTGGAATTGGGCGACTCGTTTTTCTATTTACCGAAGAAGACGCTGCCTTTGCGGCGGCCCAAGCTGGACAGGCCCAGGTGGTCAGCGTACCTCAGTCGCTGGCGGTGCAGAGCATTGAGGGCATGAAGCTCTACGACGTTGCCAGCGTGGATAACCGGGGGCTGATGTTTCCCTTTCCTGACGGGGGGAGTAAGACTACGCCAGACGGTAAACCCGTGGGCAACGCCGTCACCTCAGATCGGGCAATTCGGCAGGCGGTGAACTACGCCGTGGATCGGCAGGCGTTGGTAGACGGGGTGTTGGAGGGCTACGGATCGCCTGCCTACGGCCCAGTAAGCGGCCTGGCTTGGGAAGAACCGAGTGCCAATATTAAAGATGCTGACCCGGAGCGCGCTAAGCAGATTTTGGCAGATGGGGGCTGGAGCGACAGCAATAGCGATGGTGTCGTTGAGAAAGATGGCTTAAAGGCCGAATTCACCCTACTCTACCCAGCTAGCGACAGTACTCGCCAGGCTTTGGCGTTGTCGGTTGCGGAAATGCTCAAGCCTGTGGGTATTCAGGTCAATGTTGAGGGCAAGAGCTGGGATGAGATTACTCCCCTAGCGCACAGCAACGCGGTGCTGTTTGGTTGGGGCAGCCACGACCAGACGGAGATGTACAACCTCTACCACAGCAAAGCGGCCCAGGGCGATTTTTACAACGCGGGCTACTACGCCAACCGGGCCATTGACCAAAGGCTAGACCTGGCGATGGGGGCCCCTTCAGAGGCAGAAGCGATCGCATTCTGGCAAGCGGCCCAGTGGGACGGCCAGGAGGGGTTCACGGCCAAGGGCGATGCCGCCTGGGCCTGGCTGGTCAACCTCAACCACACCTACTTTGTCCACGAGTGCCTGGACATCGGCCAACCCCAGGTTGAGCCCCACGGCCACGGCTGGCCCGTTACTGCCAACATTGCTAGCTGGACCTGGACATGCAACTAAAGCCAATTCTGCTGTTTTTCGGCTACAAGCTAGTGCGGCTGGCGCTGCTCCTGGTCGCCGTAGCGGTGCTAACCTTTGGCCTGATGAGCCTGTCACCCATTGACCCGGTGCAAGCCTACGTTGGGGCCGACGTGCTGCAGGTCAGTGCCGCCCAGCGAGAGCTGATCGCTCAGCGCTGGGGCCTGGATCAGCCGATGATTGTGCGCTTTTGGGACTGGTTTGGGCAAATCATTCAGGGCAACTGGGGCACCTCAATGGTGTTTAACCAGCCGGTTTTGCAGGTGATCGGCCAGCGGTTTCAGGTGTCGCTACAACTGCTTGCAATCGCATGGCTCCTGTCTGGTCTGCTGGGGCTAGTGCTGGGCGTGCTGGCCGGGGCTTTTGAGGGCACCTGGATTGACCGGGGCATTCGTCTCTATGCTTACACTCTGGCGTCGTCGCCGACGTTTTGGGTGGCGCTGCTGCTGCTGATTCTCTTTTCGGTGTCACTGCGGCTGACCCCGATTTGCTGTGCAGCTCCGCCGGGGGTGCTGGCCCAAAACGTTACTTTCTGGCAGCATCTGCACCATCTGCTGCTGCCCGCCCTCGCCCTGAGCATCATTGGCATTGCCAGCATTGCCCTCCACACCCGCCAGAAGCTGATCGATGTGCTGCACAGCGACTATGTGCTGTTTGCTCGCGCTCAGGGCGAGAGCCTCTGGGGTATCTTGCGGCACCACGGACTGAGGAACATCCTGCTGCCCGCGTTAACCCTGCAATTTGCCTCCCTCAGTGAGCTATTTGGCGGCTCGGTGCTGGTGGAGCAGGTGTTTGCCTATCCGGGGCTAGGGCAGGCGACCGTGCAGGCAGCGTTGCGCAGCGATGTGCCGCTGCTGGTGGGCATCGTTTTCTTTAGCGCCCTGTTTGTTTACACCGGCAATACCTTGGCCGATCTGTCTTACCAGGTGATTGACCCACGCATCCGCATTGGCGGCAGGACGACCGCATGACCACCCTTGCACCTCCCCAAATTCGCGCTGCCAAACAGCGGAGCAGTCGACGGCAGCAGACCCTTTGGACCATTGGGCTATGTGCCTTCTTTTTAGCGGCCATCATCTTCAGCACCTGGGTGATTGGCGATGCTGGACTTAGCCCGGTATTGACCCAGCGCAACCAGCCCCCCTCCCTAGCCCATCCCTTTGGCACCGACTGGTTGGGGCGAGACATGCTGACGCGATCGCTCCACGGCATGTCCCTCAGCCTGCGGGTGGGTCTGCTGGCCGCCACCGCCAGCGCGCTGATTGCCACTCTGCTGGGGTTAGCGGCAGGCACGTTGGGCGGCTGGGTTGATGCCGTTATCTGCTGGATTATCGACGTGTGCTTTAGCCTGCCCCACCTGGTGCTGCTGATTTTAGTTGCCTTTGCGGTCGGGGGCGGCACCCGGGGGGTAATCATCGCCGTAGCGCTGACCCACTGGCCTAGTCTGGCCCGCGTCATTCGAGCAGAGGTGTTGCAGGTCAACAGCTCCGACTATGTGCAGCTCTCCCATCGGCTGGGTCGCTCTCCCGCCTGGATTGCCCGCCACCACATGGTGCCCCACGTCATTCCTCAGCTGCTGGTGGGGTTGATTCTGCTGTTTCCCCACGCCATTTTGCACGAGGCAGCGCTGTCGTTTATCGGCATTGGCATTTCGCCGCACCTGCCTGCCATCGGCATTATTTTGGCGGAGTCGATGCGGCACCTATCTACCGGCTACTGGTGGTTGGGGGTGATGCCCGGTTTGCTGCTGCTGCTGTCGGTCAAAGCTTTTGACTGGCTGGGCGAAAATCTGCGGGCGTTGCTCGATCCAAAGACGAGTCAGGGGTAGCTATGCTGTCAGTTTCAAATCTCAGCGTTACGTTTACCCAGTACGAGCAGGGGCTGCGCCGCAAGCAGCTCACGGTGATCACTGACCTGGATTTGGAGGTCAAAGCCGGGGAAGTGGTGGCGGTGGTGGGCGCTAGCGGGTCGGGTAAGAGCCTGCTGGCCCACGCCATTTTGGGAATTTTGCCGGAGAACGCGACCGTCGGCGGCACAATGCTGTTTCAGGGTCAGCCGCTGACGCCCCAACGGTGGCAGCAGCTGCGCGGCAAGGCCATTGCTCTGATTCCTCAGTCGGTGGGCTACCTCGATCCGCTGATGCGGGTGGGGCAGCAGGTGCAGCGGGTGGCCCAGCTCAACGGCCTATCTAAGCCTGCGGCCCGAACGACGGTGAAGCAAACCTTTCATCGCTACGACTTGCCGCCCCAGACCGGTCGCTGCTACCCGTTTCAGGTGTCGGGGGGAATGGCGCGGCGGGTGCTGGTGTCTACGGCGGTGGTCAGCCAGGCCGACCTGGTGATTGCCGACGAACCCACTCCTGGCCTGCACCCCGATGTGGTGGTCGAAACCCTGAATCACCTGCGGGAGTTGGCCCAGGAAGGGCGCGGGGTAATTCTCATTACCCACGACATTCAAGCGGCGCTGATGGTGGCTGACCGGGTAGCGGTGTTTTACGCCGGCACGACCGCAGAGATCGCCTCGGCTCAGGACTTTGCTACCAGGAACCTGCGTCACCCCTACACCCAGGCGCTCTGGCGATCGCTGCCCCAAAATGATTTTGCGCCGGTACCCGGTAACCAGCCCAGCCCTGAGGCGCTGCCGGTGGGCTGCCTGTTTAGCGATCGCTGCCCCTGGATGACAGAGGCCTGTCTGCCCGAGCGACCGGCGCTGCGGGCAGTGCGAGGTGGTTTAGTGAGGTGCATTCATGCTGACCGGTGAAGGACTTTGGTTTCGCTATGCGCCCCAGCTGCCCTGGGTGGTGCAGTCCCAGTCTCTGACCGTGAAACCGGGCGAAGTCGTCGGACTGATGGCCCCTTCTGGCTTTGGCAAAACAACCCTAGCTAAGCTGTTGGCAGGCTATTTGATGCCCACCCAAGGCGGGGTGAGCGTAGACGAGCAGCCGCTTCCTGCCCGGCGGTACTGCCCAGTGCAGCTCGTTTTTCAAAATCCGGAGCTGGCGGTCAACCCGCGCTGGCGCATCGACCAGATTTTGCGCGAAGGCCATCCCCCCCAGATGCATCAGCTCGATGCTCTGGGCATTCACCCTGGCTGGCTCAGCCGCTACCCCCACGAGCTGAGCGGCGGTGAGCTGCAGCGAATTGCGATCGCCCGCACCCTCAACCCCCAGACCCGCTACCTGATCGCCGACGAAATGACGGCCATGCTCGACGCCAACACCCAGGCGCTGATCTGGCAGGCCGTTCTGGCCTACACCCGCTCCCATCAGATCGGGGTTTTGGTGGTCAGCCACGATTGGCCTCTGATGAGGCGGCTGTGCGACCGCATCCTCGATTTGGCCGCCACACAAGACCACCGCACTCTAATTTCTCAGTAGCCGCAGCCCGCTCAGCGTCACGATTACCGTCGAGCCTTCGTGCCCTAGCACGCCCAAGGGCAACGTCAAATTGCTTGGAAAATTCGAAATCAGCAGAATCACGATAAACCCAAGGGCAAACACTATGTTTTGTTTGACCACGCTCTGAGCCCGACGGCCCAGGCATCGTGTGCGCCCCCTTAGTGTGGCTTACAGCCTGCTAGCTGATTGAGCAGCAGCAAATCGAGCCCGCCCTCGTCATTGGCATGCCGATTGGGTTTAGCTATGCCTCAGCGGCAAAGCGGCGACTGGCGGCGACAAAAGTTGCTCACATCACAATTAAGGCAGCCTCGGCGGTGGGCTTTTAGCATCAGTGGCGTTAAATTCTCTAGTAGAAATGCTCATTGAAAAGCCGGATTGTCACTGTTACCTGACCCGTTCTTAGCTTCAATCCCTGTCCCAGTCGCGCAAAATCCGCATTCTCTCGTTTCCGCCTAAGCCCGAAGCTATACATTCCACGTTGAGTAGTTGCCTGCGCGCAATTAGCCAATCTGACTTGCCCCACGCCCTTACTCACAAAAGAGCTGCCAAGAGAGATTGTGATGCTGCTCTACGGCGCGGGGCAGCTATTCAATCTGTCATCACTACAGCTATGCAAGGGCTAGACTAACCGGCCTCCTTAGTATTAGCCAAAACGGACTAGCACTATGCCTCGATAGACGGCTGTATAGCGTAACCGGCAAAGGTCACCTCAAAGCCATCTCCTTCGGGGGAAGCAGCCATGATGCCTATCTGAAGGGCGGGCGCGTCTTGGAAGTAGGTCAACCGAAAGGGCCTGAAGTCACCGTTTTCATCCCTGTAGAGTAGCTCAATCGCCTCGCCCCGCCGTTCTAGCCGCAGCCGCAGCGTTTCAGGGGCCTTGGTTAGCGCCACCATCGACCAGTCAGAGTAGTCATGGGTGACGACGGCGCTCAGGTTTTGCACTCCGTTCACGTACTCAATACCCGCTTTCAGCCAGTGGTTGTTGTCAATGTGCACCATCAGCCCCGCTTGGTCGTAGAGGTCGCGATACTGTCCCACAATCGTGACCTCGGCTACGAAGTCTCCGGTGATAGTTTCGTAGAAAAAGTGACCGCTGTGGCGAATAAAGCCATAGTGGGTAATCCGCCAAAAGTCAGTGTTGGGGGCGGTAGTGAGGGTAATTTGCTGGTCGGTTTGTGCCCACTGGGGCGGTTCATTGAGCCATTGCATGGGGTTTTCTCACAGCGTTCAAACGACAAAAAGAGAGACGGGGTTATGCAGCGAGCCTAGACCGTCTCTTCTAGAGACAGCAGGAACTGCCTGAGGAGCGGCACGAGTAGGTCTAGCTCGTTGGGAGTAGCAAATTGTGCCAGCAGTTCGTGTTCTTTGGCAAACAAGACTGGCATCACCGCATTGGCTAGCTCAATACCTTTAGAAGTGAGCTGCACAATCACGCTGCGGCGATCGCCCGCATCCCTGAGGCGCTCTACAAGGCCGTCCTGCTCTAGGCGGTCGATGCGGTTGGTCATTGCCCCAGACGATAGCATCAGCAGGCTATACAAATCCGTGGGCTTGAGCTGATAGGGCGGCCCCTGGCGGCGTAGGGTAGCCAGCAGATCAAAGGACCAAACGCTCAGCCCAAACTCGGCCAGCAGGGCTTCGCGATGTTTTTCGAGTAGACGGGCAATGCGCAGCACCCGGCCAATCACGCTTAGAGGTGAGACATCTACCTGGGGTAGCTCGTGCTGCCACTGCTCAAGAATGTGGTCGATTCTGTCTAAGTTCATGGAGTGATTATATCTTGATATCGAGACTCTTGACATTCATCTTTATGCTCACTATCTTGATATCGAGATAGTTTTTAAGCAAGCAAATGCCCGAAGGATTAGCCATGAACGTATTACTCACCAGCGCCACCGGCTACATTGGCAGTGCCGTTGCCCGTGCCTTGCAGGCCAAGGGGCACCGAGTTGTTGCTCTGGCTCGGTCGGCGGCAACCGTCCAGCGGCTTGAGTCATCAGAAATTCGACCCCATTGGGGCGACTTGACCGATGGGGAAAGTCTGCGGCAGGCGGCGACCCAGGTGGATGCCGTCATTCACACCGCTGCCACTAATGATGCCGCCATGGCCGCAGTTGACCGGCAGGCCGTCGAAACCCTGCTAGCAGCTCTGGCTGGTACCCAAAAGCCTTTCATTTACACCAGCGGCATCTGGGTGATGGGCAATACCGGGGCAACCGTTGCCGATGAAACGTTTCCCCTCAATCCGCCCCCGCTGGTAGCCTGGCGACCTGGGGTAGAAGACCTCGTGCTAGCTGCGGCGGAACAGGGAGTGCGATCGCTGGTGATTCGTCCGGCCCTGGTCTATGGCCATGGCGGCGGGCTGCTGGCTATGCTCACCCGGACTGGACAAAGCCAGGGTGCCGTGCCCGTGATTGGCGCTGGGCAGAATGCCTGGTCGTTCGTGCATGTGGATGACCTGGCAATGCTGTATGTTGCCGCGCTGGAGCAGGCTCCAGCGGGTACGGTGCTGATTGGTGCCAGCGGGGAGTCGGTAGCCATGGGCCGGGTGGCCTTGGCCACTGCTGAGGCCGTTGGCATTGGAGAGCGATTGCAAAGGCTTTCACTAGACGAGGCCCACCAAACTTGGGGCGACCTGGCGGATGCCCTAGCGCTCGATCAACGGGTATCAGGCGATCGCGCTAGGCATTTGCTTAATTGGGTGCCAGTGGCCCCTTCGGTACTGACTGAATTGACCCAGGGATCCTATCGATTAGGAGCGATCGCGGCTTAAGTCTGAAACCGACGCTAGACACAATGCCTTTCAGGCTTGACCCAAACTGAAGTTTTTTCGAGGCAATTTCTCAATGGTTTCCCTGCGCTTGTCTGATTTGCAAAAGGTGGCTTCTCGCTGCCAAATTTGTCTCTTTTTGGGGCTAGCCCTGGGGAGTGGGGCGCTGTTGCCCATTCAAGCTAGCTTGAATGCCCAATTAGCGCGATCGCTCGACTCAGTACCCCTGGCGGCAGATATCTCCTACCTGACGGGCACCGTTGTGCTCATGGCCCTGCTGTTGAGCGGTCGGTTTGATCCGCCGGATTGGTCAGCCCTGGGCCAAACTCCCCGCTGGAGCTGGGTGGGGGGCGTGTTGGGGGCCTGGTACATCACCTCTAGCACCTACTTTGTTTCGGTGCTGGGGACGACGCTCACCTTGGGTTTAGTGGTGGGCGGGCAGGCGATCGTGGGCGTCATCACCGACCACCATGGTTGGTTGGGTGTGCCCCGGCATCGTCTGACGCCCCATCGTCGCGTTGCCCTAGGGCTGTTAACTGTTTCGCTCTTTTTGCTCACTCAACCGAGGTAATGATCGATGGATATGTTAATTGCGCTGTTGGGTGCAGCGTCGGGAGGTGGATTTTTGTCAGTGGGCGCGGCGGCCAATGCCCAACTGCGGCAAACCCTGCATTCTCCTATTGCCGCTGCGGCTATCAATTTTATGGTGGGATCGAGTACGCTAACGCTGCTGCTGGTGCTGTGGGTATTTGGCCCGCAACAGTTAGATCGACTGGGGCAGGTGCCGTGGTGGGCCTTTGGTGGGGGCGGTCTGGGGGCTATCTATGTGACAGTGAATACGCTGGTGGTGTCGCAACTGGGGCTGACGACCACTACCCTGGCGGTGGTGTGCAGCCAAATGGTGCTATCGCTGGTGATTGATCAGTGGGGTTGGTTTGGCCTGGCACCCCACCCTATCAGCGCGGCCCGCGTGGTGGCGATTGGGTTGCTGCTGGGGGCAGTCACTCTGACCCAGCTCGACCGTAATAGCCCTGCCCCCGATGCCCGTTCAGTTTCGTCGTGCGATCGCTAGTCGGGAGTGTTATCTCTGCGCCTTTGCATGGGTTGGTGCTGACGCGGTCGACCTTTCACCGGATGAATACTTCTCGGTATCAGGGTGCAGAAAACAACGCTGAGAGTTTTGGGAGCACTTGTAGAGCTAGGCTGATGGGGGCGATCGCCGATAGAGCCTCCTCCTAGCCTCACCAGCTCACCGAGCTCGCGTGGTGAAATTGAGTAAGTTTTGCAAGCTTAGGTCGCAGATTAGCAGAGTAGTTGCCTGCGCGCGCAACTAGCCATTCTGGCTTACCTCACATCTAGCCTTACGACTTCTTCACTAGCCCCTTTGGCAGTGCAGGTTGTTTCTCCAGGGGACTAGAGGTGTCTGCAGGAATATTGTCTACGTTGTCAGCCACCTTGATGTAGATAACGTGTCATTTACATCAAGGGCCAAGGGCAAAACAAACTGGCAATCAACGCGCCTACCGCCTGCACGACCTGAAGCATGACCTAGCGCAACGACTCTTAACCACCCCAACCGGTTCAAGCGAGAGATTTACCAGGGGTAGTGGCTCACCAAAGCAAACTTGGCCTTGGGCTACAGGGAACGGTCGCGGGTCTACGAATGACCTCACTGGGCAAGGGCCTGGGCCTGACGAAACTCCGCTAGCTCTGCCTTGGTCCACACGTAGTCTTGGCAGACCTGGCAGGCTTGGCGATCGCTGTCGCTAGTGGACCGGGTAAAGCGGGGATGGTGTATAAGACGGCTACAGCAGGTGTGCAGCCAGTCTGTCCAACTGCCCCCTGGCCACAGGCGCAGGGTGCGGTCGCGGCTGGCGGAGACAATGCGATCTCCAGTGGGGCTAAAGGCCACCGAGAAAACCGCGTCGGAGTGGCCTTCAAAGGCGCCGCCGATCTGCTGCCCGTCGAGGTCCCACAGGTGCAGGGTGCGGTCGCGGCTGGCGGAGACAATGCGATCTCCAGTGGGGCTAAAGGCCACCGAGAAAACCGCGTCGGAGTGGCCCTCAAAGGGACCGCCGATCTGCCGCCCGTCGAGGTCCCACAGGCGCAGGGTGCGGTCGGTGCCAGCGGAGACAATGCGATCCCTAGTGGGGCTAAAGGCCACTGCCCAAACCGCGTCGGAGTGGCCTTCGAAGGGACCGCCGATCTGCCGTCCGTCGAGGTCCCACAGGCGCAGGGTGCGGTCGGTGCCAGCGGAGACAATGCAGTTTCCAGTGGGGCTAAAGGCCACTGCCCAAACCGAGTTGGAGTGGCCTTCAAAGGGACCGCCGATCTGCTGCCCGTCAAGGTCCCACAGGCGTAGGGTACCATCGCTACCAGCGGAGACAATGCGATCCCCAGTGGGGCTAAAGGCCACCGACAAAACAATGTTGGAGTGGCCTTCAAAGGGACCACCGATCTGCCGCCCGTCGAGGTCCCACAGGCGCAGGGTGCGGTCGACGCCAGCGGAGATAATGCAATTTCCAGTGGGGCTAAAGGCCACTGCCCAAACCGCGTCGGAGTGGCCTTCAAAGGGACCACCGATCTGCCGCCCGTCGAGGTCCCATAGGCGTAGGGTGCCATCGCCGCCGGCAGAGACAATGCGATCCCCAGTGGGGCTAAAGGCCACGGACAAAACCGCGTCAGAGTGACCTTCAAAGGGACTGCCGATCTGCCGCCCGTCGAGGTCCCACAGGCGTAGGGTGCCATCGCTACCAGCGGAGACAATGCGATCCCTAGTGGGGCTAAAGGCCACTGCCCAAACCGCGTCGGAGTGGCCTTCAAAGGGACCACCGATCTGCCGCCCGTCGAGGTCCCATAGGCGCAGGGTGCCGTCCCGGCTAGCGGAGACAATGCGATCTCCGGTGGGGCTAAAGGCCACCGAGAAAACCGGGCCAGAGTGGCCTTCAAAGGGACTGCCGATCTGCCGCCCGTCGAGGTCCCATAGGCGTAGGGTGCGGTCGCTGCCAGCGGAGATAATGCAATTTCCAGTGGGGCTAAAGGCCACCGAGAAAACCGGGCCAGAGTGGCCCTCAAAGGCGCCGCCGATCTGCCGCCCGTCGAGATCCCACAGGCGCAGGGTGCCGTCCCGGCTGGCGGAGACAATGTAGTTCCCGGTGGGGCTAAAGGCCACCGACAAAACGTTTCTGGTATGGCCCTCAAAGGCACCGCCGATCTGCTGCCCGTCGAGGTTCCAAAGGCGCAGGGTGCGGTCGTCACTGGCGGAGACAATGCAATTTCCAGTAGGGCTAAAGGCCACCGACACAACTGGGCCAGAGTGGCCCTCAAAGGGACCGCCGATCTGCCGTCCGTCGAGGTCCCACAGGCGCAGGGTGCCGTCGCTGCCAGCGGAGACAATGCGATCTCCAGTAGGGCTAAAAGCCACCGACAAAACGTCTCTGGTATGGCCCTCAAAGGCACCGCCGATCTGCTGCCCGTCGAGGTTCCAAAGGCGTAGGGTGCCGTCGTCGCCGCCGGAGACGATACGGTCCCCAGTAGGGTTAAAGGCCACCGTATGAACCAAGAGCGAATGACCCTCCAGCCGTAGCCGTTCGCAAGGGTGGGTAAAAGCGCGGTGCAGGGCGTCTTGCACTGGGGCGATCACCTCGCCTTGCAGAGCATTGAGGCTAGTGCTCAACGCCTTGATAGTCAGCAGGGTTTTGTCTACAGCATTCGCTCCGGGCAGGTTGGCAATGCGGCTGCATTCCGCTCGCAGCTCGGCCTCGGCCAGCCTGTCTACCAGCTCCTGTACCTCCGCCTGACGACCAAAGAAAAACTCCTGCGTGTCGGCAGTAAAGGCTCCCAGGCCCTGGTGAGGCTCGGGCGGGGGCGGCAGCGGGGCGAGTTGGTTTTCAACAATTGCTTTGAGGCGGCGGGCCAGCTTCAGCAAAGTTTCATCTTGCTCGGTCTGGGGCATGGCTGTGAGAGGACGGCTCACCGAGTTTACCGCCTGAATCGAGGCCAGGGCGATTTCCTCTGGCCCCTGCACCGGGTCGGGATACTTAAAAGTGATCTCGTCGTAGAGGCTGTGGCGCACAATCAGCGGCAAAATGACGACGCCCCGCTGCTGGGCGTTTTTTAGCAGCACCGGCAGCTCGTTATTGTGGATGTACTCCGAGGCCAAAAACGCTGGGCTGACCAGCAGCACCGCCGCCACCGCCTGCTCCAGGCTAGCCTGAATGGTGCAGTGCCAGTCTTCTCCCGGTTCTACGTCGTTGTCAGCCCAAGCTTTAGCCAGCCCTTGGAGCTCCAGCGACCCTAGCATTTGCAGCAGGCGATCAAGCCAGCGTTGGCTAGGGTCGTCGCTGGCATTGTCGCTGCGGGCGTAGCAGATGAAGATGCGGGGCAGGGCGGCCATAGGCGACCAAAATTAGGCAGATACCCCTTTTATATACGTAAGGTTGAGTAGTTGCCTCCCGGCGCAGCTATCCGGTTGCCCATCCCTTGACTTCCGACCGAGGGCAATTAAAACAAAGCCCCCAGCGATCGCCAGGGGCAGATGTGAAATTCCATTTACGCCAAATAGCTTACCCCTGCTACCGCCCCCACTGACGAGGGCACCATGGGTAAGCAGCGGGCAGGAATCCTGAATCGTAGATGCACCCTAATAACTAACCCCCACCGGCACCGCTGGCCTGTGGGGGTTTTTGTTGAGTCTCTGCAAGATCGCGCTACAGCAAACTCAATTGCTGCATCCTGGGCTGTCCTACTTCATCGGGTATCGCTGGCCTTAGCTCGGTGAGGTAGCCTTTCCAATCAGCCCCGGTATCAGCATCGACGTGACCGTATTTATAGCCCACCTTAGACACAGTGCCTAACCGGCCATCGGGCAAGACAACGCGATCGCCGTAGGCAAAACCGTGGGGTTGAGCTGGTGCAATTCGAGAGGGGTGTAAGGGCATTGCCAGGACATATTTGCTATTCCTAAATAGCTCTGCTGAGCGTGTGACAGTTAGGTGTGGGCGGCGTGGGCGCTCAAGCGTGGGCGAGGGCGGTGTGGGTGGGTGTGGGCAGCCGTGGGCGAGGGCACCCACACCCTTATTTTTGGCTCACCCACGCCCACACCTAGATTGTGCCAGTTACCTGGTAGCGCTCAGTGCTCCCATCCTCATACCGCGTAATTTGGCCCTCGGAAATCATCAGGACTAAGATGTCTCGTACCTCATCAACCGATGCCCTGGGGCTATCAGTTGAGCGAGTGCAAGCGCCTCTAATTTCCCTCGCCGTCTTGGCCTCGCCGTGCCCCTTCAGGTAATCCAAAATCCTCAAGCCTAGGGGTTTGGGTTCGGTCGTTTCCTGGGGTTGCCGCTGAGGCTGCTGCGGTGCGCTGGTGCCATCCCCAAGGGGGCATTTAATTAGGGGCTTCAACTTCCCTTGAAACTCGGGTAAGACATCGTGGTAGATGTCCTCATCCTCACCCAGCCACAGCTGCAAGTAGCGGTTAGGGTTGCTGAGAATTTCCTCGCGTTGCTCAGTGGTGAGCCGTAGCCCGCCCATCTTTTCAATCACCGAGAGGGCCAACCGCCGCCTACTTTTCAGGGGCAGCACCATCCTGAAGTTT
It contains:
- a CDS encoding ABC transporter substrate-binding protein, which gives rise to MALRLKLPAWSIGVLLLGPILTGCASSSTGSSASTPASNASAEQIVLAIGGESEEGYDPTLGWGRYGSPLFQSTLLQRDENLEIVNDLATDYTVSEDGRTWTVTIRQDAQFSDGEPLTAADVAYTFNKAAESGGLTDVTVLEEAVATDDYTVELRLKQPQSTFVNRLITVGIVPEHAHGPDYARNPIGSGPYQLVQWDEGQQLIVEANPNYYDEAPGIGRLVFLFTEEDAAFAAAQAGQAQVVSVPQSLAVQSIEGMKLYDVASVDNRGLMFPFPDGGSKTTPDGKPVGNAVTSDRAIRQAVNYAVDRQALVDGVLEGYGSPAYGPVSGLAWEEPSANIKDADPERAKQILADGGWSDSNSDGVVEKDGLKAEFTLLYPASDSTRQALALSVAEMLKPVGIQVNVEGKSWDEITPLAHSNAVLFGWGSHDQTEMYNLYHSKAAQGDFYNAGYYANRAIDQRLDLAMGAPSEAEAIAFWQAAQWDGQEGFTAKGDAAWAWLVNLNHTYFVHECLDIGQPQVEPHGHGWPVTANIASWTWTCN
- a CDS encoding ABC transporter permease, which encodes MQLKPILLFFGYKLVRLALLLVAVAVLTFGLMSLSPIDPVQAYVGADVLQVSAAQRELIAQRWGLDQPMIVRFWDWFGQIIQGNWGTSMVFNQPVLQVIGQRFQVSLQLLAIAWLLSGLLGLVLGVLAGAFEGTWIDRGIRLYAYTLASSPTFWVALLLLILFSVSLRLTPICCAAPPGVLAQNVTFWQHLHHLLLPALALSIIGIASIALHTRQKLIDVLHSDYVLFARAQGESLWGILRHHGLRNILLPALTLQFASLSELFGGSVLVEQVFAYPGLGQATVQAALRSDVPLLVGIVFFSALFVYTGNTLADLSYQVIDPRIRIGGRTTA
- a CDS encoding ABC transporter permease — protein: MTTLAPPQIRAAKQRSSRRQQTLWTIGLCAFFLAAIIFSTWVIGDAGLSPVLTQRNQPPSLAHPFGTDWLGRDMLTRSLHGMSLSLRVGLLAATASALIATLLGLAAGTLGGWVDAVICWIIDVCFSLPHLVLLILVAFAVGGGTRGVIIAVALTHWPSLARVIRAEVLQVNSSDYVQLSHRLGRSPAWIARHHMVPHVIPQLLVGLILLFPHAILHEAALSFIGIGISPHLPAIGIILAESMRHLSTGYWWLGVMPGLLLLLSVKAFDWLGENLRALLDPKTSQG
- a CDS encoding ABC transporter ATP-binding protein, which produces MLSVSNLSVTFTQYEQGLRRKQLTVITDLDLEVKAGEVVAVVGASGSGKSLLAHAILGILPENATVGGTMLFQGQPLTPQRWQQLRGKAIALIPQSVGYLDPLMRVGQQVQRVAQLNGLSKPAARTTVKQTFHRYDLPPQTGRCYPFQVSGGMARRVLVSTAVVSQADLVIADEPTPGLHPDVVVETLNHLRELAQEGRGVILITHDIQAALMVADRVAVFYAGTTAEIASAQDFATRNLRHPYTQALWRSLPQNDFAPVPGNQPSPEALPVGCLFSDRCPWMTEACLPERPALRAVRGGLVRCIHADR
- a CDS encoding ABC transporter ATP-binding protein yields the protein MLTGEGLWFRYAPQLPWVVQSQSLTVKPGEVVGLMAPSGFGKTTLAKLLAGYLMPTQGGVSVDEQPLPARRYCPVQLVFQNPELAVNPRWRIDQILREGHPPQMHQLDALGIHPGWLSRYPHELSGGELQRIAIARTLNPQTRYLIADEMTAMLDANTQALIWQAVLAYTRSHQIGVLVVSHDWPLMRRLCDRILDLAATQDHRTLISQ
- a CDS encoding DUF1349 domain-containing protein, coding for MQWLNEPPQWAQTDQQITLTTAPNTDFWRITHYGFIRHSGHFFYETITGDFVAEVTIVGQYRDLYDQAGLMVHIDNNHWLKAGIEYVNGVQNLSAVVTHDYSDWSMVALTKAPETLRLRLERRGEAIELLYRDENGDFRPFRLTYFQDAPALQIGIMAASPEGDGFEVTFAGYAIQPSIEA
- a CDS encoding MarR family winged helix-turn-helix transcriptional regulator, which produces MNLDRIDHILEQWQHELPQVDVSPLSVIGRVLRIARLLEKHREALLAEFGLSVWSFDLLATLRRQGPPYQLKPTDLYSLLMLSSGAMTNRIDRLEQDGLVERLRDAGDRRSVIVQLTSKGIELANAVMPVLFAKEHELLAQFATPNELDLLVPLLRQFLLSLEETV
- a CDS encoding NAD-dependent epimerase/dehydratase family protein — protein: MNVLLTSATGYIGSAVARALQAKGHRVVALARSAATVQRLESSEIRPHWGDLTDGESLRQAATQVDAVIHTAATNDAAMAAVDRQAVETLLAALAGTQKPFIYTSGIWVMGNTGATVADETFPLNPPPLVAWRPGVEDLVLAAAEQGVRSLVIRPALVYGHGGGLLAMLTRTGQSQGAVPVIGAGQNAWSFVHVDDLAMLYVAALEQAPAGTVLIGASGESVAMGRVALATAEAVGIGERLQRLSLDEAHQTWGDLADALALDQRVSGDRARHLLNWVPVAPSVLTELTQGSYRLGAIAA
- a CDS encoding DMT family transporter; translated protein: MVSLRLSDLQKVASRCQICLFLGLALGSGALLPIQASLNAQLARSLDSVPLAADISYLTGTVVLMALLLSGRFDPPDWSALGQTPRWSWVGGVLGAWYITSSTYFVSVLGTTLTLGLVVGGQAIVGVITDHHGWLGVPRHRLTPHRRVALGLLTVSLFLLTQPR